In the genome of Hymenobacter cellulosivorans, one region contains:
- a CDS encoding ferritin-like domain-containing protein, translated as MSTSHQPTRSGSASSYNSASLGSSNADGSLLGQASKWLNKGSVGDMLGRMTTTQKVVGGALLAVGVSALLRGNKSKASKASGAGSDAQVDTLNELLYFVNDRIEGYQRAVEESQDPQNTGYYKQLVSQSQQFANELNGFLRQQGGSRQDSTTVKGKFYRAWMDTKAAITGADEKAILGSNIYGEEWAIKAYEDALSDNTLRGPVRQAVERQYQHSKQTYNRLKGMEGKQE; from the coding sequence ATGAGCACTTCACATCAACCTACTCGCAGCGGCAGCGCCTCTTCCTATAATTCAGCTTCTTTGGGCTCCTCCAACGCCGATGGCTCTTTGCTGGGCCAGGCTAGCAAGTGGCTCAACAAAGGCAGCGTGGGCGACATGCTCGGCCGCATGACGACCACCCAGAAAGTAGTGGGCGGCGCTCTGCTGGCCGTGGGTGTAAGCGCCCTGCTGCGCGGCAACAAGAGCAAGGCCAGTAAAGCCTCCGGTGCCGGCTCCGATGCCCAGGTCGACACGCTCAATGAGCTGCTCTACTTCGTCAATGACCGGATTGAAGGCTATCAGCGCGCCGTCGAGGAAAGCCAGGACCCCCAGAACACGGGTTACTATAAGCAGCTGGTGAGCCAGAGCCAGCAATTTGCCAATGAGCTCAACGGCTTCCTGCGCCAGCAGGGCGGCAGCCGCCAAGACAGCACCACGGTAAAAGGTAAATTCTACCGCGCCTGGATGGATACGAAAGCCGCCATTACCGGCGCCGATGAAAAAGCCATTCTTGGCTCCAACATCTACGGCGAGGAGTGGGCCATCAAAGCCTACGAGGACGCCCTGAGCGACAACACGCTGCGTGGCCCGGTACGCCAGGCCGTAGAGCGCCAGTATCAGCACTCGAAGCAGACCTACAACCGCCTGAAAGGCATGGAAGGCAAGCAGGAGTAA
- a CDS encoding M12 family metallopeptidase, with the protein MKTTRLSLLMLGLSVGATAFSSCSKEQEATAPAASAAVQDAKVEEAYPSKTGPTQVGKMGVYQQINGENILEGDIILTASQVNPTGPQTESAGRNTGKWPSAVVYYTIDAALPSQTRVTDAIAHWQTYTPVRFVKRTTQANYVTFRVGSGCSSNIGMIGGRQYINLASGCSTGNTIHEIGHALGLFHEQTRNDRDTYVNILTQNIQAGYENNFTKYGVSGYAGTDFGALDFGSIMMYGSFSFSSNGQPTITKKDGSTFNIQRTGLSAGDRAGIDTMY; encoded by the coding sequence ATGAAAACCACTCGTCTTTCCCTCCTCATGCTCGGCCTCAGCGTTGGCGCTACGGCCTTCTCCAGCTGCTCCAAAGAACAGGAAGCAACTGCCCCCGCTGCCTCGGCCGCCGTACAGGATGCCAAAGTAGAAGAAGCCTACCCCAGCAAAACCGGCCCGACTCAGGTTGGCAAGATGGGCGTGTACCAGCAAATCAACGGGGAGAATATCCTGGAAGGCGACATCATTCTGACGGCCAGCCAGGTAAACCCCACCGGCCCGCAGACCGAAAGCGCCGGCCGCAACACCGGCAAGTGGCCCAGCGCCGTGGTGTACTACACCATCGATGCCGCCCTGCCCAGCCAGACCCGCGTCACCGACGCCATTGCCCACTGGCAGACCTACACGCCCGTTCGCTTCGTGAAGCGCACCACCCAGGCCAACTACGTGACCTTCCGCGTGGGCTCGGGCTGCTCCTCCAACATCGGCATGATTGGCGGCCGCCAGTACATCAACCTGGCCTCGGGCTGCTCTACGGGTAACACCATCCACGAAATTGGCCACGCCCTGGGTCTGTTCCACGAGCAAACCCGCAACGACCGGGACACCTACGTGAACATCCTGACCCAGAACATTCAGGCCGGCTACGAGAACAACTTCACCAAGTACGGCGTCTCGGGCTACGCCGGCACCGACTTCGGCGCCCTCGACTTTGGCTCCATCATGATGTACGGCTCGTTCTCGTTCTCTTCGAACGGCCAGCCCACCATCACCAAGAAAGACGGCTCCACCTTCAACATCCAGCGCACCGGCCTCTCCGCCGGCGACCGGGCCGGCATCGACACGATGTACTAG
- a CDS encoding DUF3817 domain-containing protein, with translation MLSSWWRTPLGRLRVVGFLEGVSFLVLLGIAMPLKYLAGQPEAVKAVGMAHGVLFVLYVLLVLQVSILHSWSWGKALLALVVSFLPFGTFWAEKKLFQE, from the coding sequence ATGCTTTCTTCTTGGTGGCGGACGCCCTTGGGCCGCTTGCGCGTGGTTGGATTTCTGGAAGGCGTGTCGTTCCTGGTCTTGTTGGGCATTGCCATGCCGTTAAAATATCTGGCTGGCCAGCCCGAGGCCGTAAAAGCCGTAGGAATGGCCCACGGGGTGCTGTTTGTGCTTTATGTGCTGCTGGTGCTGCAAGTGAGCATCCTGCACAGCTGGTCGTGGGGCAAGGCGCTGCTGGCGTTGGTCGTGTCGTTTCTGCCCTTTGGCACTTTCTGGGCCGAAAAGAAGCTGTTTCAAGAATAA